The following are encoded together in the Culex pipiens pallens isolate TS chromosome 1, TS_CPP_V2, whole genome shotgun sequence genome:
- the LOC120431128 gene encoding uncharacterized protein LOC120431128: MLSQLVMTRVRHLLLTIVALFKKLLCCFSRRRRPSSTGTGPGDALSSVNVVRDSARYKNVVEKDWNSWDDTPATVEEHIERYREKLVAPVSPPEPPPEEQIDFFQDMAPKIVTQTKICIASEGEGGGGQSQFARLTASNVDIPIGDGLDDWEDEEGGGGRGAGWDDADENTTKQLIRETRKELRHQRQQQARGHHQHYQK; this comes from the exons atgctCAGCCAGCTCGTCATGACCCGAGTTCGCCACCTGCTGCTGACCATCGTCGCCCTGTtcaaaaagttgctgtgctgcTTCTCCCGGCGGCGTCGACCCTCATCCACCGGAACTGGTCCCGGTGACGCCCTCAGCTCGGTCAACGTGGTCCGGGATTCCGCCCGATACAAG AACGTCGTGGAAAAGGACTGGAACTCGTGGGACGACACGCCGGCCACCGTGGAGGAGCACATCGAGCGCTACCGGGAGAAGCTGGTGGCGCCGGTGTCCCCGCCGGAACCGCCCCCGGAGGAGCAGATCGACTTTTTCCAGGACATGGCGCCGAAGATTGTGACGCAGACGAAGATTTGCATTGCCAGCGAGGGCGAGGGCGGCGGTGGCCAGAGTCAGTTTGCCCGGCTGACGGCCAGCAACGTGGACATTCCGATCGGGGACGGGCTGGACGATTGGGAGGATGAGGAGGGAGGAGGCGGGCGGGGGGCCGGATGGGACGATGCCGACGAGAATACCACCAAACAGTTGATCAGGGAGACGCGCAAGGAGTTGCGCCACCAGCGGCAGCAGCAGGCCCGCGGGCATCATCAGCACTACCAGAAGTAA
- the LOC120431289 gene encoding uncharacterized protein LOC120431289 isoform X2, whose amino-acid sequence MSSSITRKRPKGATNGEDDAAAAAAPIRHQPNRAVKRPRLPDPVPRFPPEIWEYIFRYVAEPRHLLRLRLVCQCWRDVIAGSPTLMGRFNVRLVGDKRTNRDRLDGAFVLVGLPPLVVKVTLRKYSIVTVDGWWADVGPKLRELRLESCKVALGVLYGMLRAALNLKVLVLDSVKLSGTDEPDFQLGRMESLTVCHASYEGKVWRDCLAGFERVFPRLEELTLNTGFDPAQTDILHAIRTLQATLKHLDLPRKFSGAAFLAELCGMQQLRLKSITLENFPAEVDQWTRFCRMQPQLEMLTVTVNNSQLLTATGQLLPRLKSLSLTVIGPLDTSFLATMPALESLAIDGQYQNLSFNGQSCPNLLHFTLSDVQTRDVLHFLQRSPKLERLALDDCQLGFPVSIATPFTNLRHLTLNGIQCPNAVMCNLLRNCTRLEQLHLAWLKYLDDGVVRLFCQQLKRLRKLTMLGIRCITAEACASYIVRHCRKLEELCADFADAELERIERTRKVRIKRRVVSDTEEDDDDDEDGEGEEFGGFF is encoded by the exons ATGAGCTCCTCCATCACCCGGAAACGCCCCAAAGGGGCCACCAACGGCGAGgacgacgccgccgccgccgccgcaccAATCCGTCACCAGCCAAACCGTGCCGTCAAACGTCCGCGGCTGCCCGACCCGGTTCCGCGCTTCCCACCGGAGATCTGGGAGTACATCTTCCGGTACGTCGCCGAACCCCGGCACCTGCTCCGGCTGCGGCTGGTTTGCCAGTGCTGGCGTGACGTCATCGCCGGCAGCCCCACGCTGATGGGCCGCTTCAACGTCAGGCTGGTGGGGGACAAACGGACGAACCGGGACCGGTTGGACGGGGCGTTTGTTTTGGTGGGATTGCCGCCGTTGGTGGTGAAGGTGACTTTGCGGAAGTATTCGATTGTGACGGTTGACGGGTGGTGGGCGGATGTTGGGCCGAAGCTGCGGGAGTTGCGGCTGGAGAGTTGTAAGGTGGCTTTGGGGGTTTTGTACGGGATGTTGCGGGCGGCGCTGAATTTGAAGGTCTTGGTGCTGGACAGTGTCAAGCTGAGCGGAACGGACGAACCGGATTTTCAGCTGGGTCGAATGGAGTCGTTGACGGTTTGCCACGCGAGCTACGAGGGAAAGGTGTGGCGCGACTGCTTGGCCGGGTTCGAACGCGTGTTTCCACGTTTGGAGGAACTTACGCTGAATACGGGCTTCGATCCGGCACAAACGGATATTCTGCACGCGATCCGAACCTTGCAGGCCACGCTTAAGCATCTCGATCTGCCTCGAAAGTTTAGCGGAGCGGCTTTTCTGGCCGAACTGTGCGGAATGCAACAGTTGCGACTCAAGTCGATCACGCTCGAGAACTTTCCGGCTGAGGTGGACCAGTGGACCAGGTTCTGCCGGATGCAACCCCAGCTGGAGATGCTAACGGTCACCGTGAACAACTCTCAG CTGCTCACCGCAACGGGTCAATTGCTGCCCCGCCTGAAGTCCCTCTCCCTGACCGTTATCGGACCGTTGGATACCTCCTTCCTCGCCACCATGCCAGCGCTCGAATCGCTCGCCATCGATGGCCAGTACCAAAATCTCTCCTTCAACGGCCAAAGCTGCCCAAACCTGCTGCATTTCACCTTAAGTGACGTCCAAACACGAGACGTGCTCCACTTCCTCCAACGCTCACCCAAACTCGAACGCCTCGCCCTCGACGACTGCCAGCTGGGCTTCCCCGTATCGATCGCGACCCCCTTCACCAACCTGCGCCACCTCACCCTGAACGGAATCCAGTGTCCAAACGCCGTCATGTGTAATCTTCTGCGCAACTGCACCCGCCTCGAGCAACTGCACCTGGCCTGGCTCAAGTACCTGGACGACGGAGTGGTGCGCTTGTTCTGCCAGCAGCTGAAGCGCCTCCGGAAGCTGACCATGCTCGGAATTCGGTGCATCACGGCGGAAGCGTGTGCCAGCTACATCGTACGACACTGCCGCAAGCTGGAGGAACTGTGCGCGGACTTTGCGGACGCCGAGCTGGAGCGGATCGAGCGCACGCGCAAGGTTCGCATCAAGCGGCGCGTTGTGTCCGACACGGAGGaggacgatgacgacgatgagGACGGGGAGGGGGAGGAGTTTGGTggatttttctga
- the LOC120431289 gene encoding uncharacterized protein LOC120431289 isoform X1 → MSSSITRKRPKGATNGEDDAAAAAAPIRHQPNRAVKRPRLPDPVPRFPPEIWEYIFRYVAEPRHLLRLRLVCQCWRDVIAGSPTLMGRFNVRLVGDKRTNRDRLDGAFVLVGLPPLVVKVTLRKYSIVTVDGWWADVGPKLRELRLESCKVALGVLYGMLRAALNLKVLVLDSVKLSGTDEPDFQLGRMESLTVCHASYEGKVWRDCLAGFERVFPRLEELTLNTGFDPAQTDILHAIRTLQATLKHLDLPRKFSGAAFLAELCGMQQLRLKSITLENFPAEVDQWTRFCRMQPQLEMLTVTVNNSQLQLLTATGQLLPRLKSLSLTVIGPLDTSFLATMPALESLAIDGQYQNLSFNGQSCPNLLHFTLSDVQTRDVLHFLQRSPKLERLALDDCQLGFPVSIATPFTNLRHLTLNGIQCPNAVMCNLLRNCTRLEQLHLAWLKYLDDGVVRLFCQQLKRLRKLTMLGIRCITAEACASYIVRHCRKLEELCADFADAELERIERTRKVRIKRRVVSDTEEDDDDDEDGEGEEFGGFF, encoded by the exons ATGAGCTCCTCCATCACCCGGAAACGCCCCAAAGGGGCCACCAACGGCGAGgacgacgccgccgccgccgccgcaccAATCCGTCACCAGCCAAACCGTGCCGTCAAACGTCCGCGGCTGCCCGACCCGGTTCCGCGCTTCCCACCGGAGATCTGGGAGTACATCTTCCGGTACGTCGCCGAACCCCGGCACCTGCTCCGGCTGCGGCTGGTTTGCCAGTGCTGGCGTGACGTCATCGCCGGCAGCCCCACGCTGATGGGCCGCTTCAACGTCAGGCTGGTGGGGGACAAACGGACGAACCGGGACCGGTTGGACGGGGCGTTTGTTTTGGTGGGATTGCCGCCGTTGGTGGTGAAGGTGACTTTGCGGAAGTATTCGATTGTGACGGTTGACGGGTGGTGGGCGGATGTTGGGCCGAAGCTGCGGGAGTTGCGGCTGGAGAGTTGTAAGGTGGCTTTGGGGGTTTTGTACGGGATGTTGCGGGCGGCGCTGAATTTGAAGGTCTTGGTGCTGGACAGTGTCAAGCTGAGCGGAACGGACGAACCGGATTTTCAGCTGGGTCGAATGGAGTCGTTGACGGTTTGCCACGCGAGCTACGAGGGAAAGGTGTGGCGCGACTGCTTGGCCGGGTTCGAACGCGTGTTTCCACGTTTGGAGGAACTTACGCTGAATACGGGCTTCGATCCGGCACAAACGGATATTCTGCACGCGATCCGAACCTTGCAGGCCACGCTTAAGCATCTCGATCTGCCTCGAAAGTTTAGCGGAGCGGCTTTTCTGGCCGAACTGTGCGGAATGCAACAGTTGCGACTCAAGTCGATCACGCTCGAGAACTTTCCGGCTGAGGTGGACCAGTGGACCAGGTTCTGCCGGATGCAACCCCAGCTGGAGATGCTAACGGTCACCGTGAACAACTCTCAG TTACAGCTGCTCACCGCAACGGGTCAATTGCTGCCCCGCCTGAAGTCCCTCTCCCTGACCGTTATCGGACCGTTGGATACCTCCTTCCTCGCCACCATGCCAGCGCTCGAATCGCTCGCCATCGATGGCCAGTACCAAAATCTCTCCTTCAACGGCCAAAGCTGCCCAAACCTGCTGCATTTCACCTTAAGTGACGTCCAAACACGAGACGTGCTCCACTTCCTCCAACGCTCACCCAAACTCGAACGCCTCGCCCTCGACGACTGCCAGCTGGGCTTCCCCGTATCGATCGCGACCCCCTTCACCAACCTGCGCCACCTCACCCTGAACGGAATCCAGTGTCCAAACGCCGTCATGTGTAATCTTCTGCGCAACTGCACCCGCCTCGAGCAACTGCACCTGGCCTGGCTCAAGTACCTGGACGACGGAGTGGTGCGCTTGTTCTGCCAGCAGCTGAAGCGCCTCCGGAAGCTGACCATGCTCGGAATTCGGTGCATCACGGCGGAAGCGTGTGCCAGCTACATCGTACGACACTGCCGCAAGCTGGAGGAACTGTGCGCGGACTTTGCGGACGCCGAGCTGGAGCGGATCGAGCGCACGCGCAAGGTTCGCATCAAGCGGCGCGTTGTGTCCGACACGGAGGaggacgatgacgacgatgagGACGGGGAGGGGGAGGAGTTTGGTggatttttctga